A DNA window from Jaculus jaculus isolate mJacJac1 chromosome 1, mJacJac1.mat.Y.cur, whole genome shotgun sequence contains the following coding sequences:
- the Scyl3 gene encoding protein-associating with the carboxyl-terminal domain of ezrin isoform X2: protein MGSENSALKSYTLKEPSFTLPSGLAVYPATLQDGKCASVFVYKRENEDKVNKAAKHLKTLRHPCLLRFLSCTVETDGIHLVTERVQPLEVALKTLSPAEVCAGIYDILLALIFLHDRGQLTHNNVCLSAVFVSEDGHWKLGGMETVCKVPQATPEFLRSIHSVRDPASIPPEEMSPEFATLPESHGHARDAYSFGTLVASLLTVLNEKVSADVLSSFQQTLHSALLNPIPKCRPALSTLLSHDFFRNDFLEVVNFLKSLTLKSEEEKTEFFKFLLDRVSCLSEELIASRLVPLLLNQLVFAEPVAVKSFLPYLLGPKKALFQSRVIPMLLQLFEVHEEHVRMVLLSHIEAYVEHFTQEQLKRVILPQVLLGLRDTSNSLVAITLRSLAVLVSLLGPEVVVGGQRTKIFKRTAPSFTKTTDPTPEGSPMHTVCSQHSHISQVLENPSSNVFSKCFLSGTMSINSKQHIQQDYYSALLQTGDQFSHSIKFPMNGLSDVKSTSGDRENLGTKKSEEWPDWSEPEDSENQAVNIEIWPRELGATRSQCTELCVEEESWDKCEPSLGTNVNQGAEISAAMPVTPGEQKPTPALLPLTEDTRPLKTSHVQNEDKPGQAKSPKVLSQERPLRARSELGLGEEFTIQVKKKPVHDPELDWFADMIPEIKPSAAFLILPELRTEMAVPNKDDISPVMHFSSKFAAAEMTEGEAEGWEEEGELNWEDSNW from the exons ATGGGATCAGAGAACAGTGCTTTAAAAAGCTATACGCTGAAGGAACCCTCATTTACCTTACCCTCTGGCCTTGCTgtttatcctgctacattgcaaGATGGCAAATGCGCTTCAGTGTTCGTatataagagagaaaatgaagacaaGGTTAATAAAGCCGCCAAG CACTTAAAGACACTTCGTCACCCCTGCTTGCTAAGATTTTTATCTTGCACTGTGGAAACAGATGGCATTCATCTTGTCACTGAGAGAGTACAGCCTTTGGAAGTGGCCTTGAAAACACTGTCTCCTGCAGAGGTCTGTGCTGGAATATATGATATACTGCTGGCTCTTATCTTCCTGCATGACAGA GGTCAACTAACACATAATAATGTCTGCTTATCGGCTGTGTTTGTGAGTGAAGACGGGCACTGGAAGCTAGGAGGCATGGAAACTGTTTGCAAAGTTCCTCAGGCCACACCAGAG tTTCTGAGGAGTATTcactcagtgagagacccagcaTCTATCCCTCCTGAAGAAATG TCTCCAGAATTTGCAACTCTTCCAGAGTCCCATGGACATGCCCGGGATGCATATTCATTTGGAACACTGGTGGCAAGCTTGCTCACGGTCTTAAATGAGAAGG TTTCAGCGGATGTTCTCTCCAGCTTTCAACAGACCTTGCACTCAGCTTTGCTGAATCCCATTCCAAAATGCCGGCCAGCGCTCAGCACCTTATTGTCCCACGATTTCTTCAG AAATGATTTTCTAGAAGTTGTGAATTTCTTAAAAAGCTTGACATTAAAGAGTGAAGAGGAAAAAACTGAATTCTTCAA ATTTCTGTTGGACAGGGTCAGCTGCTTATCAGAGGAATTAATAGCTTCAAGACTGGTGCCTCTTCTGCTTAATCAGCTGGTGTTTGCAGAGCCAGTAGCTGTTAAGAGTTTTCTTCCTTATCTACTAGGTCCCAAAAAAG CCCTGTTCCAGTCGCGGGTTATCCCTATGCTTCTCCAGTTGTTCGAGGTTCATGAGGAGCATGTGCGGATGGTGTTGCTGTCCCACATTGAGGCCTATGTGGAACACTTTACTCAGGAGCAGCTGAAGAGAGTCATCTTGCCACAG GTATTGCTGGGCCTGCGTGATACCAGCAACTCCCTTGTGGCAATCACCCTTCGCAGCCTAGCAGTGCTGGTGTCTCTACTTGGACCAGAAGTGGTTGTGGGAGGACAAAGAACCAAGATCTTCAAACGCACTGCACCAAGTTTTACTAAAACTACTGACCCTACTCCAGAAG GTTCTCCCATGCACACTGTCTGCAGCCAGCACAGTCACATCTCACAAGTCTTGGAGAACCCCTCCTCTAATGTATTCTCCAAGTGTTTCCTTTCTGGCACCATGTCCATCAACAGCAAGCAGCATATACAGCAAGATTACTACAGTGCTCTTCTACAGACAG GTGATCAGTTTTCTCACTCTATTAAATTCCCCATGAATGGACTCTCAGATGTGAAAAGTACATCAGGGGACAGAGAAAACTTAGGCACTAAAAAGTCCGAGGAATGGCCTGACTGGAGTGAGCCTGAGGACTCTGAGAACCAAGCTGTCAATATTGAGATTTGGCCCAGAGAACTGGGTGCCACCAGGTCACAGTGCACTGAGCTCTGTGTTGAAGAAGAATCCTGGGATAAATGTGAACCCAGCTTAGGTACTAATGTAAACCAAGGAGCTGAGATCTCTGCTGCCATGCCTGTTACCCCCGGGGAGCAGAAGCCCACTCCTGCTTTGCTTCCACTCACTGAAGACACTCGGCCTTTAAAAACTAGTCATGTGCAGAATGAGGACAAGCCAGGCCAAGCCAAGTCACCAAAAGTGTTGTCACAAGAAAGGCCTCTCAGGGCTCGATCAGAACTTGGTTTAGGAGAAGAGTTTACCATACAAGTAAAAAAGAAGCCAGTCCACGATCCTGAGTTGGACTGGTTTGCTGATATGATCCCAGAAATTAAACCTTCAGCTGCTTTTCTTATCTTACCTGAACTGAGGACAGAAATGGCAGTCCCTAACAAGGATGACATCTCCCCAGTGATGCACTTTTCCTCAAAATTTGCTGCAGCAGAAATGACTGAG GGAGAGGCTGAAGgctgggaagaagaaggagagctGAACTGGGAAGATAGTAACTGGTGA
- the Scyl3 gene encoding protein-associating with the carboxyl-terminal domain of ezrin isoform X4, whose protein sequence is METVCKVPQATPEFLRSIHSVRDPASIPPEEMSPEFATLPESHGHARDAYSFGTLVASLLTVLNEKVSADVLSSFQQTLHSALLNPIPKCRPALSTLLSHDFFRNDFLEVVNFLKSLTLKSEEEKTEFFKFLLDRVSCLSEELIASRLVPLLLNQLVFAEPVAVKSFLPYLLGPKKDNAPGENPCLLSPALFQSRVIPMLLQLFEVHEEHVRMVLLSHIEAYVEHFTQEQLKRVILPQVLLGLRDTSNSLVAITLRSLAVLVSLLGPEVVVGGQRTKIFKRTAPSFTKTTDPTPEGSPMHTVCSQHSHISQVLENPSSNVFSKCFLSGTMSINSKQHIQQDYYSALLQTGDQFSHSIKFPMNGLSDVKSTSGDRENLGTKKSEEWPDWSEPEDSENQAVNIEIWPRELGATRSQCTELCVEEESWDKCEPSLGTNVNQGAEISAAMPVTPGEQKPTPALLPLTEDTRPLKTSHVQNEDKPGQAKSPKVLSQERPLRARSELGLGEEFTIQVKKKPVHDPELDWFADMIPEIKPSAAFLILPELRTEMAVPNKDDISPVMHFSSKFAAAEMTEGEAEGWEEEGELNWEDSNW, encoded by the exons ATGGAAACTGTTTGCAAAGTTCCTCAGGCCACACCAGAG tTTCTGAGGAGTATTcactcagtgagagacccagcaTCTATCCCTCCTGAAGAAATG TCTCCAGAATTTGCAACTCTTCCAGAGTCCCATGGACATGCCCGGGATGCATATTCATTTGGAACACTGGTGGCAAGCTTGCTCACGGTCTTAAATGAGAAGG TTTCAGCGGATGTTCTCTCCAGCTTTCAACAGACCTTGCACTCAGCTTTGCTGAATCCCATTCCAAAATGCCGGCCAGCGCTCAGCACCTTATTGTCCCACGATTTCTTCAG AAATGATTTTCTAGAAGTTGTGAATTTCTTAAAAAGCTTGACATTAAAGAGTGAAGAGGAAAAAACTGAATTCTTCAA ATTTCTGTTGGACAGGGTCAGCTGCTTATCAGAGGAATTAATAGCTTCAAGACTGGTGCCTCTTCTGCTTAATCAGCTGGTGTTTGCAGAGCCAGTAGCTGTTAAGAGTTTTCTTCCTTATCTACTAGGTCCCAAAAAAG ATAATGCACCAGGAGAAAACCCTTGCTTGCTCTCGCCAGCCCTGTTCCAGTCGCGGGTTATCCCTATGCTTCTCCAGTTGTTCGAGGTTCATGAGGAGCATGTGCGGATGGTGTTGCTGTCCCACATTGAGGCCTATGTGGAACACTTTACTCAGGAGCAGCTGAAGAGAGTCATCTTGCCACAG GTATTGCTGGGCCTGCGTGATACCAGCAACTCCCTTGTGGCAATCACCCTTCGCAGCCTAGCAGTGCTGGTGTCTCTACTTGGACCAGAAGTGGTTGTGGGAGGACAAAGAACCAAGATCTTCAAACGCACTGCACCAAGTTTTACTAAAACTACTGACCCTACTCCAGAAG GTTCTCCCATGCACACTGTCTGCAGCCAGCACAGTCACATCTCACAAGTCTTGGAGAACCCCTCCTCTAATGTATTCTCCAAGTGTTTCCTTTCTGGCACCATGTCCATCAACAGCAAGCAGCATATACAGCAAGATTACTACAGTGCTCTTCTACAGACAG GTGATCAGTTTTCTCACTCTATTAAATTCCCCATGAATGGACTCTCAGATGTGAAAAGTACATCAGGGGACAGAGAAAACTTAGGCACTAAAAAGTCCGAGGAATGGCCTGACTGGAGTGAGCCTGAGGACTCTGAGAACCAAGCTGTCAATATTGAGATTTGGCCCAGAGAACTGGGTGCCACCAGGTCACAGTGCACTGAGCTCTGTGTTGAAGAAGAATCCTGGGATAAATGTGAACCCAGCTTAGGTACTAATGTAAACCAAGGAGCTGAGATCTCTGCTGCCATGCCTGTTACCCCCGGGGAGCAGAAGCCCACTCCTGCTTTGCTTCCACTCACTGAAGACACTCGGCCTTTAAAAACTAGTCATGTGCAGAATGAGGACAAGCCAGGCCAAGCCAAGTCACCAAAAGTGTTGTCACAAGAAAGGCCTCTCAGGGCTCGATCAGAACTTGGTTTAGGAGAAGAGTTTACCATACAAGTAAAAAAGAAGCCAGTCCACGATCCTGAGTTGGACTGGTTTGCTGATATGATCCCAGAAATTAAACCTTCAGCTGCTTTTCTTATCTTACCTGAACTGAGGACAGAAATGGCAGTCCCTAACAAGGATGACATCTCCCCAGTGATGCACTTTTCCTCAAAATTTGCTGCAGCAGAAATGACTGAG GGAGAGGCTGAAGgctgggaagaagaaggagagctGAACTGGGAAGATAGTAACTGGTGA
- the Scyl3 gene encoding protein-associating with the carboxyl-terminal domain of ezrin isoform X3, which yields MGSENSALKSYTLKEPSFTLPSGLAVYPATLQDGKCASVFVYKRENEDKVNKAAKHLKTLRHPCLLRFLSCTVETDGIHLVTERVQPLEVALKTLSPAEVCAGIYDILLALIFLHDRGQLTHNNVCLSAVFVSEDGHWKLGGMETVCKVPQATPEFLRSIHSVRDPASIPPEEMSPEFATLPESHGHARDAYSFGTLVASLLTVLNEKVSADVLSSFQQTLHSALLNPIPKCRPALSTLLSHDFFRNDFLEVVNFLKSLTLKSEEEKTEFFKFLLDRVSCLSEELIASRLVPLLLNQLVFAEPVAVKSFLPYLLGPKKDNAPGENPCLLSPALFQSRVIPMLLQLFEVHEEHVRMVLLSHIEAYVEHFTQEQLKRVILPQVLLGLRDTSNSLVAITLRSLAVLVSLLGPEVVVGGQRTKIFKRTAPSFTKTTDPTPEGSPMHTVCSQHSHISQVLENPSSNVFSKCFLSGTMSINSKQHIQQDYYSALLQTDVKSTSGDRENLGTKKSEEWPDWSEPEDSENQAVNIEIWPRELGATRSQCTELCVEEESWDKCEPSLGTNVNQGAEISAAMPVTPGEQKPTPALLPLTEDTRPLKTSHVQNEDKPGQAKSPKVLSQERPLRARSELGLGEEFTIQVKKKPVHDPELDWFADMIPEIKPSAAFLILPELRTEMAVPNKDDISPVMHFSSKFAAAEMTEGEAEGWEEEGELNWEDSNW from the exons ATGGGATCAGAGAACAGTGCTTTAAAAAGCTATACGCTGAAGGAACCCTCATTTACCTTACCCTCTGGCCTTGCTgtttatcctgctacattgcaaGATGGCAAATGCGCTTCAGTGTTCGTatataagagagaaaatgaagacaaGGTTAATAAAGCCGCCAAG CACTTAAAGACACTTCGTCACCCCTGCTTGCTAAGATTTTTATCTTGCACTGTGGAAACAGATGGCATTCATCTTGTCACTGAGAGAGTACAGCCTTTGGAAGTGGCCTTGAAAACACTGTCTCCTGCAGAGGTCTGTGCTGGAATATATGATATACTGCTGGCTCTTATCTTCCTGCATGACAGA GGTCAACTAACACATAATAATGTCTGCTTATCGGCTGTGTTTGTGAGTGAAGACGGGCACTGGAAGCTAGGAGGCATGGAAACTGTTTGCAAAGTTCCTCAGGCCACACCAGAG tTTCTGAGGAGTATTcactcagtgagagacccagcaTCTATCCCTCCTGAAGAAATG TCTCCAGAATTTGCAACTCTTCCAGAGTCCCATGGACATGCCCGGGATGCATATTCATTTGGAACACTGGTGGCAAGCTTGCTCACGGTCTTAAATGAGAAGG TTTCAGCGGATGTTCTCTCCAGCTTTCAACAGACCTTGCACTCAGCTTTGCTGAATCCCATTCCAAAATGCCGGCCAGCGCTCAGCACCTTATTGTCCCACGATTTCTTCAG AAATGATTTTCTAGAAGTTGTGAATTTCTTAAAAAGCTTGACATTAAAGAGTGAAGAGGAAAAAACTGAATTCTTCAA ATTTCTGTTGGACAGGGTCAGCTGCTTATCAGAGGAATTAATAGCTTCAAGACTGGTGCCTCTTCTGCTTAATCAGCTGGTGTTTGCAGAGCCAGTAGCTGTTAAGAGTTTTCTTCCTTATCTACTAGGTCCCAAAAAAG ATAATGCACCAGGAGAAAACCCTTGCTTGCTCTCGCCAGCCCTGTTCCAGTCGCGGGTTATCCCTATGCTTCTCCAGTTGTTCGAGGTTCATGAGGAGCATGTGCGGATGGTGTTGCTGTCCCACATTGAGGCCTATGTGGAACACTTTACTCAGGAGCAGCTGAAGAGAGTCATCTTGCCACAG GTATTGCTGGGCCTGCGTGATACCAGCAACTCCCTTGTGGCAATCACCCTTCGCAGCCTAGCAGTGCTGGTGTCTCTACTTGGACCAGAAGTGGTTGTGGGAGGACAAAGAACCAAGATCTTCAAACGCACTGCACCAAGTTTTACTAAAACTACTGACCCTACTCCAGAAG GTTCTCCCATGCACACTGTCTGCAGCCAGCACAGTCACATCTCACAAGTCTTGGAGAACCCCTCCTCTAATGTATTCTCCAAGTGTTTCCTTTCTGGCACCATGTCCATCAACAGCAAGCAGCATATACAGCAAGATTACTACAGTGCTCTTCTACAGACAG ATGTGAAAAGTACATCAGGGGACAGAGAAAACTTAGGCACTAAAAAGTCCGAGGAATGGCCTGACTGGAGTGAGCCTGAGGACTCTGAGAACCAAGCTGTCAATATTGAGATTTGGCCCAGAGAACTGGGTGCCACCAGGTCACAGTGCACTGAGCTCTGTGTTGAAGAAGAATCCTGGGATAAATGTGAACCCAGCTTAGGTACTAATGTAAACCAAGGAGCTGAGATCTCTGCTGCCATGCCTGTTACCCCCGGGGAGCAGAAGCCCACTCCTGCTTTGCTTCCACTCACTGAAGACACTCGGCCTTTAAAAACTAGTCATGTGCAGAATGAGGACAAGCCAGGCCAAGCCAAGTCACCAAAAGTGTTGTCACAAGAAAGGCCTCTCAGGGCTCGATCAGAACTTGGTTTAGGAGAAGAGTTTACCATACAAGTAAAAAAGAAGCCAGTCCACGATCCTGAGTTGGACTGGTTTGCTGATATGATCCCAGAAATTAAACCTTCAGCTGCTTTTCTTATCTTACCTGAACTGAGGACAGAAATGGCAGTCCCTAACAAGGATGACATCTCCCCAGTGATGCACTTTTCCTCAAAATTTGCTGCAGCAGAAATGACTGAG GGAGAGGCTGAAGgctgggaagaagaaggagagctGAACTGGGAAGATAGTAACTGGTGA
- the Scyl3 gene encoding protein-associating with the carboxyl-terminal domain of ezrin isoform X1, with amino-acid sequence MGSENSALKSYTLKEPSFTLPSGLAVYPATLQDGKCASVFVYKRENEDKVNKAAKHLKTLRHPCLLRFLSCTVETDGIHLVTERVQPLEVALKTLSPAEVCAGIYDILLALIFLHDRGQLTHNNVCLSAVFVSEDGHWKLGGMETVCKVPQATPEFLRSIHSVRDPASIPPEEMSPEFATLPESHGHARDAYSFGTLVASLLTVLNEKVSADVLSSFQQTLHSALLNPIPKCRPALSTLLSHDFFRNDFLEVVNFLKSLTLKSEEEKTEFFKFLLDRVSCLSEELIASRLVPLLLNQLVFAEPVAVKSFLPYLLGPKKDNAPGENPCLLSPALFQSRVIPMLLQLFEVHEEHVRMVLLSHIEAYVEHFTQEQLKRVILPQVLLGLRDTSNSLVAITLRSLAVLVSLLGPEVVVGGQRTKIFKRTAPSFTKTTDPTPEGSPMHTVCSQHSHISQVLENPSSNVFSKCFLSGTMSINSKQHIQQDYYSALLQTGDQFSHSIKFPMNGLSDVKSTSGDRENLGTKKSEEWPDWSEPEDSENQAVNIEIWPRELGATRSQCTELCVEEESWDKCEPSLGTNVNQGAEISAAMPVTPGEQKPTPALLPLTEDTRPLKTSHVQNEDKPGQAKSPKVLSQERPLRARSELGLGEEFTIQVKKKPVHDPELDWFADMIPEIKPSAAFLILPELRTEMAVPNKDDISPVMHFSSKFAAAEMTEGEAEGWEEEGELNWEDSNW; translated from the exons ATGGGATCAGAGAACAGTGCTTTAAAAAGCTATACGCTGAAGGAACCCTCATTTACCTTACCCTCTGGCCTTGCTgtttatcctgctacattgcaaGATGGCAAATGCGCTTCAGTGTTCGTatataagagagaaaatgaagacaaGGTTAATAAAGCCGCCAAG CACTTAAAGACACTTCGTCACCCCTGCTTGCTAAGATTTTTATCTTGCACTGTGGAAACAGATGGCATTCATCTTGTCACTGAGAGAGTACAGCCTTTGGAAGTGGCCTTGAAAACACTGTCTCCTGCAGAGGTCTGTGCTGGAATATATGATATACTGCTGGCTCTTATCTTCCTGCATGACAGA GGTCAACTAACACATAATAATGTCTGCTTATCGGCTGTGTTTGTGAGTGAAGACGGGCACTGGAAGCTAGGAGGCATGGAAACTGTTTGCAAAGTTCCTCAGGCCACACCAGAG tTTCTGAGGAGTATTcactcagtgagagacccagcaTCTATCCCTCCTGAAGAAATG TCTCCAGAATTTGCAACTCTTCCAGAGTCCCATGGACATGCCCGGGATGCATATTCATTTGGAACACTGGTGGCAAGCTTGCTCACGGTCTTAAATGAGAAGG TTTCAGCGGATGTTCTCTCCAGCTTTCAACAGACCTTGCACTCAGCTTTGCTGAATCCCATTCCAAAATGCCGGCCAGCGCTCAGCACCTTATTGTCCCACGATTTCTTCAG AAATGATTTTCTAGAAGTTGTGAATTTCTTAAAAAGCTTGACATTAAAGAGTGAAGAGGAAAAAACTGAATTCTTCAA ATTTCTGTTGGACAGGGTCAGCTGCTTATCAGAGGAATTAATAGCTTCAAGACTGGTGCCTCTTCTGCTTAATCAGCTGGTGTTTGCAGAGCCAGTAGCTGTTAAGAGTTTTCTTCCTTATCTACTAGGTCCCAAAAAAG ATAATGCACCAGGAGAAAACCCTTGCTTGCTCTCGCCAGCCCTGTTCCAGTCGCGGGTTATCCCTATGCTTCTCCAGTTGTTCGAGGTTCATGAGGAGCATGTGCGGATGGTGTTGCTGTCCCACATTGAGGCCTATGTGGAACACTTTACTCAGGAGCAGCTGAAGAGAGTCATCTTGCCACAG GTATTGCTGGGCCTGCGTGATACCAGCAACTCCCTTGTGGCAATCACCCTTCGCAGCCTAGCAGTGCTGGTGTCTCTACTTGGACCAGAAGTGGTTGTGGGAGGACAAAGAACCAAGATCTTCAAACGCACTGCACCAAGTTTTACTAAAACTACTGACCCTACTCCAGAAG GTTCTCCCATGCACACTGTCTGCAGCCAGCACAGTCACATCTCACAAGTCTTGGAGAACCCCTCCTCTAATGTATTCTCCAAGTGTTTCCTTTCTGGCACCATGTCCATCAACAGCAAGCAGCATATACAGCAAGATTACTACAGTGCTCTTCTACAGACAG GTGATCAGTTTTCTCACTCTATTAAATTCCCCATGAATGGACTCTCAGATGTGAAAAGTACATCAGGGGACAGAGAAAACTTAGGCACTAAAAAGTCCGAGGAATGGCCTGACTGGAGTGAGCCTGAGGACTCTGAGAACCAAGCTGTCAATATTGAGATTTGGCCCAGAGAACTGGGTGCCACCAGGTCACAGTGCACTGAGCTCTGTGTTGAAGAAGAATCCTGGGATAAATGTGAACCCAGCTTAGGTACTAATGTAAACCAAGGAGCTGAGATCTCTGCTGCCATGCCTGTTACCCCCGGGGAGCAGAAGCCCACTCCTGCTTTGCTTCCACTCACTGAAGACACTCGGCCTTTAAAAACTAGTCATGTGCAGAATGAGGACAAGCCAGGCCAAGCCAAGTCACCAAAAGTGTTGTCACAAGAAAGGCCTCTCAGGGCTCGATCAGAACTTGGTTTAGGAGAAGAGTTTACCATACAAGTAAAAAAGAAGCCAGTCCACGATCCTGAGTTGGACTGGTTTGCTGATATGATCCCAGAAATTAAACCTTCAGCTGCTTTTCTTATCTTACCTGAACTGAGGACAGAAATGGCAGTCCCTAACAAGGATGACATCTCCCCAGTGATGCACTTTTCCTCAAAATTTGCTGCAGCAGAAATGACTGAG GGAGAGGCTGAAGgctgggaagaagaaggagagctGAACTGGGAAGATAGTAACTGGTGA